The following are encoded together in the Arcobacter aquimarinus genome:
- the rplQ gene encoding 50S ribosomal protein L17, translating to MRHKHGYRKLSRTSSHRKALLKNMAIAIIEREKIETTVPKAKELKRYIEKLVTSARNADLNTHRFVFAALQSKEATKKLINEIAPKYEGRNGGYTSIVKTRIRKGDATPMAFISFV from the coding sequence ATGAGACATAAGCATGGATATAGAAAGTTAAGTAGAACTTCTTCTCATAGAAAAGCATTGTTAAAAAATATGGCAATTGCTATTATCGAAAGAGAAAAAATAGAAACAACTGTACCAAAAGCAAAAGAATTAAAAAGATATATTGAAAAATTAGTAACATCTGCTAGAAATGCAGACTTAAATACACATAGATTTGTATTTGCTGCATTACAATCAAAAGAAGCTACTAAAAAATTAATTAATGAAATTGCACCAAAATACGAAGGTAGAAATGGTGGATATACTTCAATAGTTAAAACTAGAATAAGAAAAGGTGATGCTACTCCAATGGCATTCATCTCTTTTGTATAA
- a CDS encoding 3-isopropylmalate dehydratase small subunit, translating to MNKISGKVWNFGANIDTDVIIAARYLNSSDPEHLAKYVMEDADPDFPKKLQRGDIIVAGENFGCGSSREHAPIALKAAGVAAVVAPSFARIFYRNAFNMGLPIFELPESLEIKEGEEISIDLDKGEITNNTTNKTYKFIPIPPFMQELIASGGLINYAIEEMKKAN from the coding sequence ATGAATAAAATTAGTGGAAAAGTATGGAATTTTGGTGCAAATATTGATACAGATGTTATCATAGCAGCTAGATATTTAAATAGTTCAGACCCTGAACATTTAGCAAAATATGTAATGGAAGATGCAGATCCTGACTTTCCAAAAAAATTACAAAGAGGTGATATTATTGTTGCAGGTGAGAATTTTGGTTGTGGTTCAAGTAGGGAACATGCACCAATTGCATTAAAAGCTGCTGGAGTTGCCGCAGTTGTTGCACCATCATTTGCAAGAATTTTTTATAGAAATGCATTTAATATGGGTTTACCAATATTTGAATTACCTGAATCTTTAGAGATAAAAGAGGGTGAAGAAATCTCTATTGATTTAGATAAAGGTGAAATTACAAATAATACAACAAACAAAACTTATAAATTTATTCCAATTCCTCCTTTTATGCAAGAGTTAATTGCAAGTGGTGGATTAATAAATTATGCAATTGAAGAAATGAAAAAGGCTAACTAA
- the hemL gene encoding glutamate-1-semialdehyde 2,1-aminomutase, with translation MFEKSIKAYEEACEVIPGGVDSPVRAFKSVGGTPPFIEKGKGAYLYDVDGNKYVDFVQSWGPLIFGHCDKDIEDAVIETTKKGLSFGAPTLLETQLANEIVEMFDNIGKVRFVSSGTEAVMSAIRLARGVTGKNDIVKFEGCYHGHSDSLLVQAGSGMATFGSPSSPGVPADLTKHTLLCEYNNIENLKKCFEDSSDIACIIIEPIAGNMGLVPASDEFLATCRELCDKNGALLIFDEVMSGFRASLKGASGILKTQADILTFGKVIGAGMPVGAFAASKEIMSNLSPEGKIYQAGTLSGNPVAMAAGLVSLKKLKANPKIYDELNQKALKLVNGLKKIANENNISLQVNTRGSMFGFFFCEESPTNFKEVGKCDFKRFATFHHEMIKKGFYFACSQYEAGFMCTEITNEDIEACLEAASIVMKNL, from the coding sequence ATGTTTGAAAAATCAATTAAGGCTTATGAAGAGGCTTGTGAAGTAATACCAGGTGGAGTTGATTCACCCGTTCGTGCTTTTAAAAGTGTAGGGGGAACGCCACCTTTTATAGAAAAAGGAAAGGGTGCTTATTTATACGATGTAGATGGAAATAAGTATGTAGATTTTGTTCAAAGTTGGGGACCTTTAATTTTTGGGCACTGTGATAAAGATATTGAAGATGCTGTTATTGAAACTACTAAAAAAGGTTTATCTTTTGGTGCTCCTACTTTACTTGAAACACAATTAGCAAATGAAATTGTTGAGATGTTTGATAATATTGGAAAAGTAAGATTTGTTAGTTCAGGAACAGAAGCTGTAATGAGTGCTATAAGGCTTGCAAGGGGAGTTACAGGAAAAAATGATATTGTAAAATTTGAAGGTTGTTATCATGGACACTCTGATTCATTACTTGTTCAAGCAGGTTCTGGAATGGCAACTTTTGGAAGTCCAAGTAGTCCAGGAGTTCCAGCAGATTTAACAAAACATACTTTACTTTGTGAATATAATAATATTGAAAATTTAAAAAAATGTTTTGAAGATTCATCTGATATTGCTTGTATTATAATCGAGCCAATAGCTGGCAATATGGGATTAGTACCAGCTAGTGATGAGTTTTTAGCTACTTGTAGAGAACTTTGCGATAAAAATGGTGCATTACTTATTTTTGATGAAGTTATGAGTGGATTTAGAGCTTCGTTAAAAGGTGCCAGTGGAATATTAAAAACACAAGCTGATATTTTAACTTTTGGAAAAGTAATAGGCGCTGGAATGCCCGTTGGTGCTTTTGCAGCTTCAAAAGAGATTATGTCAAATTTAAGCCCTGAAGGTAAAATTTATCAAGCTGGAACTTTAAGTGGAAATCCTGTTGCTATGGCAGCAGGACTAGTGAGTTTAAAAAAATTAAAAGCAAATCCAAAAATTTACGATGAGTTAAATCAAAAAGCTTTAAAACTTGTAAATGGACTAAAAAAAATAGCAAATGAAAATAATATTTCTTTACAAGTTAATACAAGAGGAAGTATGTTTGGATTTTTCTTTTGTGAAGAGAGTCCTACAAATTTTAAAGAGGTTGGAAAGTGTGACTTCAAAAGATTTGCAACTTTTCATCATGAGATGATTAAAAAAGGTTTTTATTTTGCTTGTTCTCAGTATGAGGCTGGATTTATGTGTACGGAAATTACAAATGAAGATATAGAAGCTTGTTTAGAAGCTGCTTCAATAGTTATGAAAAATTTATAA
- the rpsD gene encoding 30S ribosomal protein S4 — translation MARYRGPVEKIERRLDADLGLKGERRLSGKSALEKRPFAPGQHGQRRAKISEYGLQLREKQKAKFMYGVSEKQFRKYFKEAARREGNTGANLITLIEQRLDNVVFRMGFATTRANARQFTTHGHVLVDGKKVDIPSYIVRPGQKIEIKEKSKTNPQVVRALELTNQTGMVDWVNVDKDKVFGIFTRIPAREEVVIPVEERLIVELYSK, via the coding sequence ATGGCAAGATACAGAGGACCAGTAGAAAAAATCGAAAGAAGACTTGATGCGGATCTTGGGTTAAAAGGTGAGAGAAGATTATCAGGTAAAAGTGCTTTAGAAAAAAGACCATTTGCTCCAGGACAACACGGACAAAGAAGAGCTAAAATTTCTGAGTATGGATTACAATTAAGAGAAAAACAAAAAGCTAAATTTATGTATGGTGTTTCTGAAAAACAATTTAGAAAATACTTTAAAGAAGCAGCAAGAAGAGAAGGTAATACAGGGGCTAACCTAATTACTTTAATTGAACAAAGATTAGATAATGTTGTATTTAGAATGGGATTTGCTACAACTAGAGCAAATGCAAGACAATTTACAACACATGGACATGTTTTAGTTGATGGTAAGAAAGTAGATATTCCTTCTTATATCGTAAGACCTGGACAAAAAATCGAAATTAAAGAAAAATCTAAAACTAATCCTCAAGTTGTAAGAGCATTAGAATTAACAAATCAAACAGGAATGGTTGATTGGGTTAATGTTGATAAAGATAAAGTATTTGGAATTTTCACAAGAATACCAGCTAGAGAAGAAGTTGTTATCCCTGTTGAAGAGAGATTAATAGTAGAGTTATATTCTAAATAA
- the rpoD gene encoding RNA polymerase sigma factor RpoD, which produces MSVKDINKVIEQLVKEYKDSILTYEKIIKIFPKAPSGPTVKKLLALIQLYNVTVISSQEQAKRMNAEEAKKRKELREKLIENEDDVYDLLKNKELLEWSRSDSPVRMYLREMGQIPLLTKEEEIEISKKIEMGEDIILDAICYVPYLIDFILEYKEPLVNRERKVKELFKNFDDDENENEEDEELDDEDLDDADLEDSSADSDDEKISGKKQKKLDKRAQTIIEAFKELEKAKKDWLKFQAKETAKSDDEMDQMTFNLAVAFKKRILKEALLNLGPTSKLITEIVRAMETALKSETGFDGELKRLEYKLPLFNETLLKNHQKILDNIVNLSKAQITSMVPEATMVSTYMEIKKLFQTAEASKGGFDLAPEELKDVLEQIKRGKQITDTSKTRMAKSNLRLVVSIAKRYTNRGLPFLDLIQEGNIGLMKAVDKFEYKKGYKFSTYATWWIRQAISRAIADQARTIRIPIHMIETINRINKIIRKGIQENGREPDVDEIAKEVGLPVDKVKQVIKITKEPVSLEAPIGSDDDGKFGDFVPDEKAPTPIDNIMKEDLQGQIDQILGQLNEREQAVIRMRFGLMEDASDRTLEEIGKELSVTRERVRQIESSAIKKLKHPKVGKNLKNYVES; this is translated from the coding sequence ATGAGCGTAAAAGATATAAATAAAGTAATTGAACAATTAGTAAAAGAGTATAAAGACTCTATACTAACTTATGAAAAAATCATTAAAATCTTTCCTAAAGCTCCTTCTGGTCCAACGGTTAAAAAACTTTTAGCATTAATACAATTATATAACGTAACTGTTATTAGTTCTCAAGAACAAGCAAAAAGAATGAATGCAGAAGAAGCAAAAAAAAGAAAAGAATTAAGAGAGAAATTAATTGAAAATGAAGATGATGTTTACGATTTATTAAAAAATAAAGAGTTACTTGAGTGGTCAAGATCAGATTCTCCTGTTAGAATGTATTTAAGAGAAATGGGACAAATTCCATTACTTACAAAAGAAGAAGAGATAGAAATCTCTAAAAAAATTGAAATGGGTGAAGATATTATTCTTGATGCTATTTGTTATGTTCCATATTTAATAGATTTCATTTTAGAATATAAAGAACCTTTAGTAAATAGAGAAAGAAAAGTTAAAGAATTATTTAAAAACTTTGATGATGATGAAAATGAAAATGAAGAAGATGAAGAACTTGATGATGAGGATTTAGATGATGCAGATTTAGAAGACTCTTCAGCTGATAGTGATGACGAAAAAATAAGCGGTAAAAAACAAAAAAAACTTGATAAAAGAGCTCAAACAATTATTGAAGCATTTAAAGAGTTAGAAAAAGCAAAAAAAGATTGGCTTAAATTTCAAGCAAAAGAGACTGCAAAATCAGATGATGAAATGGATCAAATGACATTTAATCTTGCTGTTGCTTTCAAAAAAAGAATTTTAAAAGAAGCTCTTTTAAATTTAGGACCAACTTCTAAATTAATTACTGAAATAGTAAGAGCTATGGAAACAGCGTTAAAATCTGAAACAGGTTTTGATGGTGAATTAAAAAGATTAGAGTATAAGTTACCATTATTTAATGAAACATTATTGAAAAATCACCAAAAGATTTTGGACAATATTGTTAATTTATCAAAAGCTCAAATTACTTCAATGGTTCCAGAAGCTACAATGGTTTCTACTTATATGGAAATTAAAAAACTTTTCCAAACAGCTGAAGCTTCTAAAGGTGGTTTTGATTTAGCACCTGAAGAATTAAAAGATGTTCTTGAGCAAATAAAAAGAGGTAAACAAATAACTGATACTTCAAAAACAAGAATGGCAAAGTCAAACCTAAGACTTGTTGTATCTATTGCAAAAAGATATACAAACAGAGGTTTACCATTCTTAGACTTGATTCAAGAAGGTAATATCGGTCTTATGAAAGCTGTTGATAAATTTGAGTATAAAAAAGGTTATAAATTTTCTACTTATGCAACATGGTGGATTAGACAAGCAATTTCTAGAGCAATTGCAGATCAAGCAAGAACTATTAGAATTCCAATTCATATGATTGAAACTATTAATAGAATCAATAAAATTATTAGAAAAGGTATTCAAGAAAATGGAAGAGAGCCTGATGTAGATGAAATTGCAAAAGAAGTTGGACTTCCTGTTGATAAAGTAAAACAAGTAATTAAAATTACTAAAGAACCTGTATCTTTAGAAGCACCTATAGGAAGTGATGATGATGGTAAATTTGGAGATTTTGTTCCTGATGAAAAAGCTCCAACACCAATTGATAATATCATGAAAGAAGATTTACAAGGGCAAATTGATCAAATATTAGGTCAATTAAATGAGAGAGAACAAGCAGTTATTAGAATGAGATTTGGTCTTATGGAAGATGCAAGTGATAGAACATTAGAAGAAATTGGGAAAGAACTTTCTGTAACAAGAGAGAGAGTTAGACAAATTGAATCAAGTGCTATTAAAAAATTAAAGCATCCAAAAGTAGGTAAAAATCTTAAAAACTATGTAGAAAGTTAA
- the rpsM gene encoding 30S ribosomal protein S13 — MARIAGVDLPNKKRMEYALTYIYGIGLHNSRLILDAVGIDYNKRAYELTEDEAAIIRKEIQDNYLVEGDLRKKVAMDIKALMDLGSYRGLRHRKGLPCRGQKTKTNARTRKGKKKTVGAATK; from the coding sequence ATGGCAAGGATAGCGGGTGTTGATTTACCAAATAAAAAGAGAATGGAATACGCTTTAACGTATATTTACGGGATTGGATTACATAACTCAAGATTAATTTTAGATGCAGTTGGAATTGATTACAACAAAAGAGCATATGAATTAACAGAAGATGAAGCGGCAATTATTAGAAAAGAGATCCAAGATAACTATTTAGTTGAGGGAGACCTAAGAAAAAAAGTTGCAATGGATATTAAAGCTTTAATGGATTTAGGTTCATATAGAGGATTAAGACATAGAAAAGGTTTACCTTGTAGAGGGCAAAAGACTAAAACTAATGCTAGAACAAGAAAAGGTAAAAAGAAAACTGTTGGTGCAGCAACTAAATAA
- the rpsK gene encoding 30S ribosomal protein S11 has product MAKRKVTRKKIVRKNIADGIVHIAASFNNTMVTVTDNAGNAIAWSSAGNLGFKGSKKSTPFAAQAAVEDAMNKAMEHGIKNVGIKIQGPGSGRDTAVKAVGSMDGVRVTWLKDVTPLPHNGCRPPKRRRV; this is encoded by the coding sequence ATGGCAAAAAGAAAAGTTACTAGAAAAAAAATTGTAAGAAAAAATATTGCTGACGGTATCGTACATATTGCTGCAAGTTTCAATAATACAATGGTTACAGTTACAGATAATGCAGGTAATGCAATCGCATGGTCAAGTGCTGGAAATTTAGGATTTAAAGGTTCTAAAAAATCAACTCCATTTGCTGCTCAAGCTGCTGTTGAAGATGCTATGAATAAAGCTATGGAACACGGAATCAAAAATGTTGGGATTAAAATTCAAGGACCAGGTTCAGGTAGAGATACAGCTGTTAAAGCAGTTGGTTCTATGGATGGAGTTAGAGTTACTTGGTTAAAAGATGTTACACCATTACCACACAATGGTTGTAGACCTCCTAAAAGAAGAAGAGTGTAA
- a CDS encoding HIT family protein, with protein MIYKNELIKIEIEPSEIPWLKIFTNEPIKEFSECNSETKQEIWKYLDLIEKEMISYFKPEKINIASFGNYVPHVHFHIMARFKEDSFFPEPMWGKKQREAKLDLPSFDDFYEKIKKKF; from the coding sequence ATTATTTACAAAAATGAACTGATAAAAATTGAAATTGAACCGTCTGAAATTCCTTGGTTAAAAATATTTACAAATGAACCAATAAAAGAGTTTTCTGAATGTAATAGTGAAACAAAACAAGAAATATGGAAATATTTAGATTTAATTGAAAAAGAGATGATATCTTATTTTAAACCTGAAAAAATAAATATTGCATCTTTTGGAAACTATGTCCCTCATGTTCATTTTCATATTATGGCAAGATTTAAAGAAGATTCATTTTTTCCAGAACCAATGTGGGGGAAAAAACAAAGAGAAGCAAAACTAGATTTACCCTCTTTTGATGATTTTTATGAAAAAATAAAAAAGAAGTTTTAA
- the rpmJ gene encoding 50S ribosomal protein L36 translates to MKVRASVKKMCDKCKVIKRRGIVRVICENKKHKQRQG, encoded by the coding sequence ATGAAAGTAAGAGCTTCAGTAAAGAAAATGTGTGATAAATGTAAGGTTATCAAAAGAAGAGGTATCGTAAGAGTAATCTGCGAAAACAAAAAACATAAACAAAGACAAGGATAA
- a CDS encoding DHH family phosphoesterase → MNEKKYRLVTRSDMDGLVCGTLLKYLNIIDEIAFVHPKDMQDGKIVITSNDITTNLPYVDGVYLAFDHHFSETLRNDKKDNHIINPDAPSAAQVVYEYYGGDEVFPGYFTAMMNGANKADSADFSIDDILKPRGWALLSFLMDSRTGLGRFRDFRISNYQLMMDLIEYCARHNIDEILDLPDIKERIDLYFKYEDDFKEQLKRCTKVVGNLLIIDYRNEEIIYPGNRFMVYAMHPEQNISIHVVWGKDKQNIVFSTGKSIINKSSNTNVGELMLKYNGGGHKAAGGCQIDTDKAEVVLQELIAKINQDG, encoded by the coding sequence ATGAACGAAAAAAAATATAGATTAGTTACTAGAAGTGATATGGATGGTTTAGTGTGTGGAACACTGCTTAAATATTTGAATATAATTGATGAAATTGCTTTTGTACATCCAAAGGATATGCAAGATGGAAAAATTGTAATAACATCAAATGACATAACAACAAATCTACCATATGTTGATGGTGTATATCTAGCTTTTGATCATCATTTTAGTGAGACATTAAGAAATGATAAAAAGGATAATCATATTATTAATCCTGATGCACCAAGTGCAGCTCAAGTTGTTTATGAATATTATGGAGGAGATGAAGTTTTCCCAGGATATTTTACAGCTATGATGAATGGTGCAAATAAAGCAGATTCAGCAGATTTTAGTATTGATGATATTTTAAAACCAAGAGGTTGGGCATTACTTAGCTTTTTAATGGATTCAAGAACAGGTCTTGGAAGATTTAGAGATTTTAGAATTTCAAATTACCAATTAATGATGGATTTAATAGAATATTGTGCTAGACATAATATAGATGAAATTTTAGATTTACCAGATATTAAAGAAAGAATTGATTTATACTTTAAATATGAAGATGATTTTAAAGAACAATTAAAAAGATGTACAAAAGTTGTAGGAAATCTTTTAATTATTGATTATAGAAATGAAGAGATTATTTATCCTGGAAACAGATTTATGGTTTATGCAATGCATCCAGAACAAAATATTTCTATTCATGTTGTTTGGGGTAAAGATAAACAAAATATTGTATTTAGTACTGGAAAATCAATTATCAATAAATCTTCAAATACAAATGTTGGTGAATTAATGCTTAAATACAATGGTGGTGGACATAAAGCTGCTGGAGGTTGTCAAATTGATACAGATAAAGCAGAAGTTGTATTACAAGAGTTAATTGCTAAAATAAATCAAGATGGATAA
- a CDS encoding AtpZ/AtpI family protein — protein MKNNEEIEKPKHRDKLEALDNMSLGISIVVAIAIGFGIGYGLKYLTGYTWTLWLGIFWGIAAAALNIYKAYKRAQKSYEGMENDPRYSYRAKHGDKSFDDED, from the coding sequence ATGAAAAATAATGAAGAAATAGAAAAGCCAAAACATAGAGATAAACTAGAAGCTTTAGATAATATGTCTTTAGGAATTTCAATTGTTGTTGCTATTGCTATTGGATTTGGTATAGGATATGGTTTAAAATATTTAACAGGATACACATGGACTTTATGGCTTGGAATATTTTGGGGGATAGCTGCAGCTGCTCTTAATATTTATAAAGCTTATAAAAGAGCTCAAAAATCTTATGAGGGTATGGAAAATGACCCAAGATATTCTTATAGAGCAAAACATGGAGATAAATCTTTTGATGACGAAGATTAA
- a CDS encoding energy transducer TonB, translated as MKIVILAFIISLSLHLFLFKKYEHKELLKNSQKEEIKNKKTDVKFVKLKENKPIIEKIETEKVIEKPIEKIVKKKESIKKPVKKENIIPVKKVEKKSKVDIEKAKKLQENILKEQIVNKENSIQNKTLESFLSQKEPVNQEILNELEKLYGEEYKTFTKVQKAYLEKNINNFQVITQRVLDRLGYPKLAAKLKIGGVNIVEFMFHPDGSITGLKIINSSGYAVLDDYSIELIEIAYKDYPRPTTTTKLRFKVFYRLY; from the coding sequence ATGAAAATAGTAATACTTGCGTTTATAATTTCCTTATCACTACATCTGTTTTTATTTAAAAAATATGAGCATAAAGAATTATTAAAAAACTCTCAAAAAGAAGAGATTAAAAATAAAAAAACTGATGTTAAATTTGTAAAACTTAAAGAGAATAAACCAATTATTGAAAAAATTGAAACTGAAAAAGTTATAGAAAAACCTATTGAAAAAATAGTTAAAAAAAAAGAATCTATAAAAAAACCTGTTAAAAAAGAGAATATAATTCCTGTAAAAAAAGTTGAAAAAAAATCTAAAGTTGACATAGAAAAAGCTAAAAAATTGCAAGAAAATATTTTAAAAGAACAGATTGTTAATAAAGAAAATTCAATTCAAAATAAAACTTTAGAAAGTTTTTTATCTCAAAAAGAACCTGTAAATCAAGAGATATTAAATGAATTAGAAAAACTTTATGGAGAAGAGTATAAAACTTTTACAAAAGTTCAAAAAGCATATTTGGAAAAAAATATAAATAATTTTCAAGTTATAACTCAAAGAGTTTTAGATAGACTTGGTTATCCAAAACTTGCGGCTAAACTTAAAATCGGAGGTGTAAATATTGTTGAATTTATGTTTCATCCAGATGGAAGTATTACAGGACTTAAAATAATTAATTCATCAGGTTATGCTGTTTTAGATGACTATTCTATAGAATTAATAGAAATAGCTTATAAAGATTATCCAAGACCAACAACCACAACAAAACTTCGATTTAAAGTATTTTACAGATTATATTAG
- a CDS encoding pyrimidine/purine nucleoside phosphorylase gives MESIKNVELVKKANIYFDGNVTSRTFIESNGDKKTLGIMMPGEYTFGTNEAELMEIIAGEVEVRLKDSTQWQTYTADSSFNVPANSSFDIKVKVITDYCCSFIK, from the coding sequence ATGGAAAGTATTAAAAATGTTGAATTAGTAAAAAAGGCAAATATTTATTTTGATGGAAATGTTACAAGTAGAACATTTATCGAATCAAATGGAGATAAAAAAACTTTAGGTATTATGATGCCAGGTGAGTATACTTTTGGTACAAATGAAGCAGAACTTATGGAAATAATTGCAGGTGAAGTAGAAGTTAGATTAAAAGATTCAACACAATGGCAAACTTATACAGCAGATTCATCTTTTAATGTTCCTGCAAATTCAAGTTTTGATATTAAAGTAAAAGTTATAACAGATTATTGTTGTTCTTTCATAAAATAG
- a CDS encoding DNA-directed RNA polymerase subunit alpha, with product MKKFAETPFLPTEVEIEAISDNEAKISAYPFEDGFAITLAHPLRRLLLSSSVGYAPIAVKIEGATHEFDSLRGMLEDIAIFVINLKNIKFKINGDKEQVVVEYSFNGPREIKGEDLINSDVEVVSKDAHLATINSDCNLTFSVIIQRGIGYMPSEDIRDIVGPDYIPIDAFFTPVKKVVYGIEKMLVEDNPNFEKAVFTIQTNGQISPITAFKEAVSVMYSQMSVFNKVFDLSEVTVSESGEEPVELRELVVKIDDLNLSARSFNSLDRAGLKFLGELVLMSEVEVKNIKNLGKKSYDEIAEKLESLGYPVENTLPENVASALRRKLEQLKA from the coding sequence ATGAAAAAGTTTGCAGAAACTCCGTTTTTACCAACTGAAGTTGAAATAGAGGCTATCAGTGATAATGAGGCTAAAATATCAGCATACCCATTTGAGGATGGTTTTGCAATTACTTTAGCACACCCTTTGAGAAGACTTCTTTTAAGTTCATCAGTTGGTTATGCACCAATAGCTGTGAAAATAGAGGGTGCTACTCATGAGTTTGACTCATTAAGAGGTATGTTAGAAGATATAGCTATTTTTGTTATAAATTTAAAGAATATTAAGTTTAAAATAAATGGTGATAAAGAACAAGTTGTTGTTGAGTATTCTTTCAATGGACCAAGAGAAATTAAAGGTGAAGATTTAATTAACTCTGATGTTGAAGTTGTATCAAAAGATGCTCATTTAGCAACGATTAATAGCGATTGTAATTTAACTTTTTCTGTAATTATTCAAAGAGGTATTGGTTATATGCCTTCTGAAGATATTAGAGATATTGTTGGACCAGATTATATTCCAATTGATGCATTCTTTACTCCTGTTAAAAAAGTGGTTTATGGTATTGAAAAAATGTTAGTTGAAGATAATCCTAACTTTGAAAAGGCTGTGTTTACTATACAAACAAATGGACAAATTTCTCCAATTACTGCTTTTAAAGAAGCTGTATCTGTTATGTATTCTCAAATGTCAGTATTTAATAAAGTTTTTGATTTATCAGAAGTAACAGTTAGTGAAAGTGGTGAAGAACCAGTTGAACTAAGAGAATTAGTAGTTAAAATTGATGATTTAAATTTAAGTGCTAGAAGTTTCAACTCTTTAGATAGAGCTGGGCTTAAATTCTTAGGTGAATTAGTACTTATGAGTGAAGTTGAAGTTAAAAATATCAAAAATCTAGGGAAAAAATCTTATGATGAAATAGCTGAAAAGTTAGAATCTTTAGGATACCCTGTTGAAAATACACTTCCGGAAAATGTTGCTTCTGCATTAAGAAGAAAATTAGAGCAACTAAAAGCATAA
- the leuB gene encoding 3-isopropylmalate dehydrogenase produces MKNYKISIIKGDGIGPEIVDEAIKVLNAVAKKCDFSLSYKEYLMGGIAIDTTGVPLPAETVEGVLNSDACLFGAIGGEKWDTLPRELRPETGLLKFREEMGVYANLRPAIIYDELVNASTLKPEVIKGVDIMIVRELIGGIYFGKPRENDGFKAFNTMVYTKPEIVRIGKTAFELARKRDKRVCSVDKANVLEVSQLWRDTMNELAKDYPDVELTHMYVDNAAMQLVRNPKQFDVIVTGNIFGDILSDTASMVVGSIGLLPSASTGDKTAIYEPIHGSAPDIAGMGIANPLATIVSAAMMLRYSLNEDKAADMIEEAIKAVLKDGYRTKDLAAFDAKKVLNTVQMGDIIVDYINK; encoded by the coding sequence ATGAAAAACTATAAAATATCAATAATCAAAGGTGATGGGATAGGTCCAGAAATCGTAGATGAAGCAATAAAAGTATTAAACGCAGTTGCAAAAAAATGTGATTTCTCTTTATCTTATAAAGAGTATTTAATGGGTGGTATTGCTATTGATACTACAGGTGTTCCACTTCCTGCTGAAACAGTTGAAGGTGTTTTAAATTCTGATGCTTGTTTATTTGGTGCAATTGGTGGAGAAAAATGGGATACACTTCCTAGAGAATTAAGACCTGAAACTGGATTATTAAAATTTAGAGAAGAAATGGGTGTATACGCAAACTTAAGACCTGCAATTATTTATGATGAATTAGTAAATGCCTCTACTTTAAAACCTGAAGTAATTAAAGGTGTTGATATTATGATTGTAAGAGAATTAATTGGTGGAATCTATTTTGGAAAACCAAGAGAAAATGATGGATTTAAAGCATTTAATACAATGGTTTATACAAAACCAGAAATTGTAAGAATTGGTAAAACAGCATTTGAACTTGCAAGAAAAAGAGATAAAAGAGTTTGCTCAGTTGATAAAGCAAATGTTTTAGAAGTTTCTCAACTTTGGAGAGATACTATGAATGAATTAGCTAAAGATTACCCAGATGTTGAATTAACACATATGTATGTAGATAACGCAGCAATGCAACTTGTAAGAAATCCAAAACAATTTGATGTTATAGTAACAGGAAATATTTTTGGAGATATTCTTTCAGATACAGCATCAATGGTAGTAGGTTCAATTGGATTACTTCCAAGTGCATCAACAGGAGATAAAACAGCAATATATGAACCAATACATGGAAGTGCACCAGATATAGCAGGAATGGGGATAGCAAATCCACTAGCAACAATAGTAAGCGCAGCAATGATGCTAAGATACTCTTTAAATGAAGATAAAGCAGCAGATATGATAGAAGAAGCAATAAAAGCAGTGTTAAAAGATGGATATAGAACAAAAGATTTAGCTGCATTTGATGCTAAAAAAGTTTTAAATACTGTTCAAATGGGTGACATTATAGTTGATTATATAAATAAATAA